TTCAGGATATTCCGCTCCCGTCCTTCACTAATTTGATATCCTTGTTCTTCAAGATGACGAAGATGAAGAGAACTTTTTTGAACTATCCTGCTGATTGTTGTGCTGACAATTACAGCAAGCATTAAAGGCAGAATAAAGCTATAATCCTGCGTCATTTCAAATATCATAAGTATAGCGGTTATCGGAATTGTGTTAATTCCTCCTAGCATTGTACCCATTCCGACAAGTATATATGTCGTTGTATCGAGATTCATTCCCAGAAAATAATTAGCCGCACTTGAAAATAGAAAACCAAGACATGCACCCATAAAAAGTGATGGCGCAAACATTCCTCCAAATCCACCCGAGTTGATAATTAATGGGACAAGTATAAATTTCAGAGCAAATAGAACCAAGACTACTTTCCAGATAACTTTTCCAGCAAGGATATTATTAATACCTGTGTATCCAATTCCGAAAATATCTTTGTAATAAAATCCCGAAACGCCAACTGCCAATCCAATAACGATCATGAGCAGCCATTGTGGAATACCCCTTGAAAAAATCTTCTTCTTGAAAAAGTAGCTGGTTGAGTTTGTATATTTGAGATAAAGTACCGATAACAAACCGCCTATTATTCCAAGCATCAAATACATATACAAATAGTGGTAACTTCCGGCATTTGTCGAAGTAAAGAATATTACAGACTCATTACCGAGCAATTCTCGTGAAATAGTGCTGGCAGTCACCGATGCAAGTATAATTGCAGAAAGTGTAGGCGCGCTGAAATCATTCAATAAAATAAGTTCAATTGCAAAGAAAACTCCGCCAAGCGGCGTATTGAATATTGCTGCAATTGCAGCACCTGAACCAGCAGCAGTGAACACTCTTCTTCTTAAATCAGAGAGACCTAGTATTTGACAAATCTTACTCGAGACTCCACCGCCTAATTGTGCAGCAGGACCTTCAGGTCCGACTGTTCCTCCGGATCCAATACATATAACAGGCGCTAAGAAATGAAAGATTGTGGTCTTTAATGGAATATAACCTCCACGCAGAGCAACGGATTTGATGACTTCTGAAACACCTTTTTTTTGTGCAATGTCCGGCGCCATCTTAATCATCAAAGCTTGAATAAGCATTCCAATAGCTGGTAAAACGATTACTGCTGCAGCTCCAAGAAAAAATAATCCCTCTGTTGTCTGCTCAAAAAAAAGTCTATTGAAGAAATCGATAGATTTATGAAAAAGTACTGCAGCTAAGCCTGCAAATATTCCAATAAGAATTGCATAAATTGAGAAACTAAGGTAATCGGGCAAAGATAATTTTCGTAATTTATTCTGAATGAATTCACGAGTTTCCTTTGCCCATAGAAAGAATTTCAATGAGGAATTTTTATTATCAGATTTCAATATTTCATTAAATAATTACTTATCGTATTTAAAGAAACCTTCACCTGTTTTTCTGCCGAATTTCTTTGCGGCGACCATTTTCTTTAATAGTGGACAAGGTCTGTACTTTGAATCATTGTAACCGTTATAAAGCACTTCCATAATTGCAAGGCATACATCCAGTCCAATGAAATCAGCTAATGTAAGTGGTCCCATTGGATGATTCATTCCAAGCTTCATAACCGTATCAATATCTTCTGCAGATGCAACACCTTCCATCAGTGCAAAGATTGCCTCGTTAATCATCGGCATCAGAACCCTGTTTGAAATAAATCCAGGATAATCAAAAACTTCTACCGGAACTTTACCTAGTTTTTCCGAAAGCATTTTAATCGTATTGTAGGTCTCATCACTGGTGGAATAACCACGGATAATCTCTACAAGCTTCATCATTGGAACAGGATTCATAAAATGCATTCCTATGAATTTGTCAGGTCTTGTTGATGCTGATAATTCAGTAATTGATATAGAAGATGTGTTGCTTGCAAAGATACAATCAGAATTAACTATATTATTTAACTTATTAAAAATAGATAACTTAACAGCTTTATCCTCGAATACTGCTTCTATAACAAGATCAATATCATTAGCAACATTATCCAAGCCAACTACCTTCGTAATATTTGATAAAGTCCTCTGCTTATCTTCTTCTTTGATGACATCCTTTTTTACTTGTCGATCTAAATTCTTTGTAATTGTATCGATCGATTTGTCAGCTAACTCTTCACTCATTTCAACAAGAGAAACTTTATAATTATTAAGGGCAAATACGTGTGCTATTCCATTACCCATTGTTCCACCACCAACTACAGCGACCTTTTTAATATTCATTTTCTCCCTTTCTAATGATAATTTTTTACAATTAATGATGAAGCTTCACCACCACCAATACACAGCGAAGCTAAGCCGTATTTTGAATTTCTTTTCTTCATCTCGTGTATTAAAGTTACAAGTACTCGTGCTCCGCTAGCCCCTATAGGGTGACCTAAAGCAACTGCACCTCCATTTACATTTACTTTGGTATCATCGAGTCCGAGCAATTTATTATTTGCTAAAGACACAACAGCAAAAGCTTCATTAATTTCAAAAAGATCGATATCAGATATTTTTAAGTTTGCTTTTAAGTACTTTATTTATTGAATCTGCCGGAGCTGTTGTGAACTGCATCGGGGCTTTTGCTGCCGAAGCCTGGTCAACTATTTCAACGAGCGGAGTTAGTCCAAGCTGTTTTGCTTTTTCTTCACTCATGACTAATAATGCTGCGCCACCATCATTGATACTGGAAGCATTTGCAGCAGTAACAACACCGTTTTTATCAAATACCGGTTTAAGTGCTGGTATTTTATCAAAGTTTACTTTACCCGGTTCCTCGTCCGTATTAACAGTGATCTCCTCCCTACCAGCTTTCACTTTAACTTCAATAATTTCATTCTTAAATCTTCCATTCTTTTGAGCTTCAATCGCTTTTTTATAAGAGCTGATTGCAAACGCATCTAACTCCTCCCGAGTAAAATTGAATTCTTTAGCACACGCTTCGGCACAGTTACCCATATGAATATTGTTGTAAACATCCCAGAGCCCATCTTTAACCATCGAGTCAATTATTTCACCGTTGCCAAGACGATAACCATTTCTTGCCTTATCAAGGATATATGGTGCATTACTCATACTTTCCTGTCCACCAGCAATAATGATTTCAGCATTTCCTGTTTGAATTGCCTGAGCTGCAAGCATGACTGCTTTTAATCCACTACCACAAACTTTGTTGATTGTCATACACTCAGTTTTTTCTGGTAATCCAGCGAAGATGGCGGCTTGTCTTGCCGGCGCTTGACCAATTCCAGCTGTCAAAACATTTCCCATAATAACTTCATCAATAATTTCCGGTGAAATTTTTGAATCTTCGAGAACCCCTTTGATTGCCATACTCCCAAGCTTACTTGCTGATAATGAAGATAGCGAACCATTGAATGAACCAATTGGAGTTCTCTTGGCAGAAGTAATTACAACTTTTTTCATACTGTTCTCCAATTTTATGATAAATTTATTCTGAAATTTAAGGAAATATTCCCAAAGATTCAGATAAATCAAAAAGGTGGATAATTAATTCATCACAAGTGAGGACAACTCAAATATAAGATTGGCAGCTAGTAAGGAAGGATTAATATTATTTCTTGGAAGAATTGAAAGTTTGTCGAGCCGTGCTGTTAAATTAACAAGATCCGCATCAGGAAATTTGTTATTAAATTTTTCCAGAGTTTCGATATGATCTTTAAAATAGATTTTATTATTACTCAATCTGTGTTTTTGAACATCATTAATCCAGGTGAGAATCATTGAGACAATGATCGGATAAATATCTGAATTATTTTCCGATAATACAGAATTAAGTTCAGTAAAAGCTGAATCAAATTTTCTACCAAACGAATACCGGAGTATCGAAATTGTTTTTTCCTTAAGACTATGAATATCCAAATTTATCAGATTCAGAGCAGTGTGAACTGAACCCATTGAAAAAGGTGCAGCTTCGACTGAAACCTTCTCATCAATGTTAAAATACTTTTGAAGTATAAAAACAATTTCATTTTCAGCTAAAGGATCAAAATTAATTTTCCAGCATCGGGAAACTATTGTTGATCTTAATCTGCTTAAATAAGGTGTTGAAAGAAAAAAGATTACTCTCTCAGGTGGTTCCTCAAGACTTTTAAGCAATGCATTCTGTGCTTCATCGTTCATTAAATGAGCATCAAGAATTATAATAAAACGATAACTAATTTCATCATACTGCATCGAGAGAAATCTTTTGATATCCCTGATACTATTAATCTTAATTGAATTTGCTTTTGGAATAGAAATTTTATGGAATGGATTAGCAGCTTTAGTGTCGATTTGTTCCCTGACGATTTCTAATTCATCCTGTGTTAGTTTTTCTGTGGGAGAACTTGAATCTGTTTCATTTTTTCCACGCGGCAGTGGAAAAATCAATTTTACATATGGTTCCCGGAGTAATTCAATAAATCTAACAGCATTTTCCGAGTCTTTAAATTTTTTATACGCAACCAGGGATTTTGCGAATTGAATTGCAGCATTTACTTTTCCACTGCCATCGATACCGGTAAAGAGAAATGCATTCGGAATTGAATTTGCTTGAAGAAAATTATATAAAGTTGTTTTAACTCTGTTTTGCCCGGGAATAATATCGAGATGAGAATCCAATTTTATGGTGCCTGAATGCACCAATTAGAATTCGTCCTCATTATAAAAGAAATCTTCATCAGAAGGATAATCTGGCCAGATATCTTCGATAGATTCATATGGTTCATCACTATCTTCGAGTTCTTTTAAATTTTCGATTACCTCATATGGTGCACCTATCCTGTCAGCATATTCAATTAATTCTTCTTTAGTTGCAGGCCATGGAGCATCATCAAGATATGCAGCTAATTCAACTGTCCAGATCATATATTATTTTTCCGTTAGAGAAATAGTTGAAGTGTCTAAATCAAAAAATGTTAAATCATCAAAGAAGAAGTCCGTTGGATCAAGTGTAATACCATTATGATGAACTTCATAATGTAAGTGTGGACCAGAAGATAAACCGGAGTTGCCGGATTTAGCAATAACTTGTCCCCTTTTAACTTTTTCACCAACTTTAACAACTGCTTTTGATAAATGAGCATACACTGTTTTATATCCAAAGCCATGATCAATTTCAACGACAAGACCAAATCCAGCTTGTCGTTCAACAACAATGACCTTTCCATTACCGGGACAAAGAATTTCTGTCCCTGTATTGCAGTTTATATCGATGCCGTGATGAAATCTTCGTACACCTAAAATTGGATGTCTTCTCATACCAAAATCATGGATTGAATAATTTCCAGGTGCTGGCAAAATGGCCGGGATGCTATTGTATAATTCTTCATTTAATCGAAGTTTCTCTGCAATCTCGGCTGTCTGACTCTTTTCAAATTCTATTTCTCGTATCATTTCATTAACTGAACTTAAAAGATTTTGGACTTCAGCATCACGAATATTAAGGTTTGTTGAGAGATAATTTTCACTACCACCGACACCAAGCATTCTTTCTTCGTCAGATATTGGTTCAAGATTAGCAGAGATTCGTAATTCAGAATTTAATTCAGAAATATCTTCAACATCAGTAAGTAATTCACTGTATGATTCTGATAGTCTCTCGATTTCCTTCTTCAGCGCTCTATTTTCGTTTTTCAATGATGTAATAGTAATATCAGGGTTATTACCAATACCAATAAAATAGTAGACGAGTACATATAATGCGGCGAAAAAAAGAGACAAAGCTAGAAGCATCGCAAATAGCTTTAGCTTGAAACTCTTGATTTCAATATACTTAAGGTTAGTTTTTGAAAAGTAGAATAATTTATTCATACAACGGTGCGCAAAAATAACTATTTAGAGTAATTGATACAAGCCTTCTGAGGACTTATTCGAAGTCGTGTTCAAAATAATCTGTGGCTCTTTGAGTTTTTGAATTTTTATCTGAAATCCGCTCAGAAAGCCGTTTTTTAAAGGCTTCAGCTGCATTGTATCCATAATGTTTTAGAAGATAATTCAGAGCTATCACCTCTGAAATAACAGTTATATTTTTACCCGGTAAAATTGGCAATTGTATATAGGGAATTTCAATTTCTGAGATGGTCATTGATTTTTCCTCAAGACCGGTTCTTGTATAATGTGCTTTCTCATCCCAGACTTCCAATTCAACCAGTATTTCAAGCCGTTTTTGGTATCGGATTGCTCGGATTCCGAATATTCTCTCAACATCAATAATGCCAAGGCCCCTGATTTCCATATAATGCTTCGCGAGGTCGGTACCAGAGCCAATTAAAATATTTTCACCTTTTTTAGTCAAGATTATGACGTCGTCGGCGACAAGTCTGTGTCCCCTTTCTACCAAATCTAGTGCAACTTCACTCTTCCCTACCCCAGATTTACCGACAAAACAAATTCCCACTCCGTATACATCAACGAATGATCCATGAATAGTAATTCTCTGTGAAAACTGATCATCAAGAAAATCACTTAGCAGATAAACTAATTTTGTTGTTGTATATGGTGAGCCAAACACTGCTACACCTTTTTCTTTAGCTAGTTCCAGAAGAGCTGGAATTGGTTTATTTTTATTCGTTAGAATTATGCAAGGAACACTGAATTGGAAAATTGTTCGTAAAGCCTTCTCCTGTTGTTCGGTCGACAATTTCTTCAGATACCTTACCTCAGTATTTCCAAAAATCTGTACACGGTTGTAGGAGAAAAGATCAACAAATCCGGCCAGAGCTAGGCCCGGCCGGTGAACATTCTGATCCGTAATTTTACGCTCAAGATCAGGATTTTCTGAAAGCAATTCAAGCTTGCCGATTTTCTTCGCATTACTATAGAAAAAATCTACAGTAATAAATTCCTTTCTTGAAATTGATTTATCAGTTACGATTGTCAATTGTTTTGCTTTTCCTCTTTGATTTTAGTGTCTTTAACTGTCTCGATAATTTTTCAGAAGCACCGCTTACTGATTTTGTAAATTCATCTGATTCTTCAGTTGCAATTAATGTTTGTCCAGGAATGTGCAGGCTTATCTCAGCCTTCTTAATGCTGTCGTGACTATTCTGAAAACTAAGAATCACGTCTGCACTGATTATACTATCATTGAACTTCAATAAAGATTTTACTTCATCCTTAACATGATCTTTTAATGTTTCTCTTGCTTTAAACTTGCGGGCTGTTATTGTGATATTCATGACATACTCCTAAGATTTTGGATGAGATTTTTTATATGATTGTTTGAGCCTTTCAATGCTCACATGAGTATAAATTTGCGTTGTTTTAAGATTTCATGACCAAGTATCTCTTTTACTGCTCGAAGATCCGCACCTCTATCAAGCATATGTGTAGCAGAACTATGACGTAAAATATGCGGACTCTTCTTTTTTATATCGGTAACTTTACCCAGATATTTATTTACTAACCTGTAAACATATTTTTCATAAAGCTTTTTACCATTTTTATTTCTAACAAATGGCTCAGAATAATTCTCTGGAGGTGAATAGTTCAAGTATTCTGCCAGATTCTTTATTGATTTTTCTCCGATAGGAACAATCCTGGTTTTTGAACCTTTGCCAAGAACTCTGATCATTCCTTTATGTAAGTCCACATCACCAGTTTTCAAATTACATACTTCAGAAACGCGAAGCGAACAGCCATACAATAATTCAAAAATAACTTTTACTAATTCAGGATTCTCATCTGCTTCGTCAACAAGTTCAAATGTTTTCGTGATGTTTTCGGCGGAAACAATTTCAGGCAGTTTTTTGGAAGTTCTCGGGTTTTTCACCTGTGAGGCAGGATTATTTTTAATCAAGTCCTCCTTAAACGCAAATCGGAAGAGGCCGCGCAAAGAAGATAATTTTCTAACAATGGATATTTTCTCAATTTTTTGCTCACTTAAATTCATCAAGTATGATTTTATTAATCTCTCATTAATTAAAGCAATTTCCGTTTTCTTATTCTCAGTACAATAGCTTATAAAGTCCATCAAATCAGCTTTATATGACTTTACCGTATTCGGTGAATAGCGCCTTACATTTCTGAGATAAATTATATATCCATCAACAATCTGATCAATCTTCATGAACTTAAATCTTCCCGATGGTTCTGCGAAACGAATAATAAAATATAATGTATATTGGAAAAATTATTTTTGAGTGAGGTATCAATTGGTAAATGCTTAATCAATGGTTTATTAAATAGATTTAATAACTAATTTCACTTTAACCACAGACCTTTCATTACTTACCTGCGAATAAAGTAAAATTAAATCTATTTATCAACTTATTTTCTTCTTTTTTCATAATTTTTTTACTTTCTTCATTTTTATCATCAAAATGCAATAAATGAAGCATCCCATGGATGACTAAACGCATAAGTTCTTGTCCTAATTTTACATTATATCGTTTTGCGTTAAGCTTAGCTTCTTCAAACGATATTAAAATTTCGCCATCGATATTTTTTTTCTGCCTCGAATAATTAAATGTAATGACGTCAGTTTCATAGTCGTGGCTCAAGTACTTTTCATTTATTTGCTTTATTTCATTAGAATTAATAAAACTTATTGAAAGCGATGTGATGCTAAGAGAATACTCTTTAGTGATTGCAGATATGAGTGAATGAACTGCCTTTTTATTTATAGATAAATCTTCTGAATAAACATTTAAATTTTTTACCACTAACTTGACCTTACATTATTCACTTTAATGATTCAGCTGTAATGCGAGCATATTCAACATAGCGGTAGGCTCCGGCCTCAATATTCTCAATTTCATCTGTTGTCAAATCGCGTATTACTTTTGCAGGTACACCGGCAACCAACTTTCCTGATGGAACTTTAAAATTTTGCTTTACAAGCGCACCTGCCGCTACCATCGAATTTGATTCAATAACCGCACCATCAAGAACGATTGCTCCTATTCCAATCAAGCATAAATCGTTCAAAGTGCAGCCGTGTAAAGAGACGGAATGTCCAATTGTGACTTTGTTCCCGATGTTAAGTGGAAATTTACCATTCGTGACATGAAGCATAGAGCAATCCTGAACGTTCGTCATTTCACCAATTTTGATATAATGGACATCCCCGCGAATAACAGTGTTGTACCAAACGCTGGAATCTTTTCCAATCGTAACATCGCCGATAATTTTTACACCCGAAGCAAGGAATACATTTTCACCCAGGTTTGGAAAGGTCCCACGGTACGGCAATATTTTAACTTCTTCACTCAATTTTTGTATGCCGGAGGATTCCATAAATTTTTATTCCATTTAATCAATTCGAGGTTAATACTGCCGATGATAACATTTAATTTAGCTTTTATCGGTACGGAAAAAGAATCATTGCTAAACCATCCTTCAAAATCACCAGTAAGACCATACACACTTACAAAATCGGTTGCACCATCTAAATAACGGCAATCAATTTCATAATTAACTGCATCGATTGAAACCGGTTCACTTTGAATATTAAAATTAATTATTGCTTCTTCTTCTCTTTCGTTTACAAAACAAGGAACTGAAACCGTTCTCTGCTTACCAAAATTCATTCTTGCATAATACAGGATTGATAATCCATCCTGCATTCTTTGTTTAGTAGTCGCTGTTGAATCAAGCCACAACTTTGAAGCACCCAGTTTTCCCTTTTTCATTTCAACTTTTTTATTTTCAGTGAATTTATACTTTACGAAAACTGTATCATCACCAAATATTTTAGCGTAAAACTTTAACGGAAAAAGTGCTGAGTCAATATAACTTTCGTATATCTGGTGTAGACTCACAAATGGAAGATCCGCGTATGAATCAATGTACGCAATTGTTTTGTATACCGGCGTATTATCAATTTCAGTTTTTTCGACAATCTTAAATCTTACTTCACCAAGATTGAAGAAAGCGTATTTTACTATATAGGTTAAATCCTCGCCTACGACTAAACGTTCAGATGAATTTGAATGAATATGATTATCTTTTTTTGAAGATGTTTGAGCAGTTCCATACACAAACAATTCAAACGTTAAAAAGATAATCGCCAGGTTTTTCATTTAAGATCAGCTATTTGTTTAGCCTCATCAAATAAACTCATAGCTTTTTCTACCTGATTATCAGTTGTAAGCATTACAGAATACCAGCCATCGTTCTTCCAGTAATTTCTAGCGAGCTGTGCTTTCAGTCGTGTAGATATATACTCTTTATCCATATTAAACTGTTCTTCATTTAATTCAACTTCTTTCGAAGAAGCAAAGGAAATAAATTTGTTAATATCGTCTTCAGTAAAGTTGAATTCATTCACAAAACGATTAAGATCATTATCATACTTTAAACCGATACCATTACCTCGACTTTCAATGAATTGTAGAATGTATTGGTAAAAAATATTTTTTCGAAGGAGATCGCTTGTGTATCCGGTAATTCTTTCGGTTTTAAGAATATAATCAGGAGTTATTCCCCCACCGCCATAAACCGTTCTGCCTTTATTCGTTTTAAAAACGGGCTTAGTCGTATCCTGTTCGGCATCATGAT
This region of bacterium genomic DNA includes:
- a CDS encoding DUF2795 domain-containing protein, with protein sequence MIWTVELAAYLDDAPWPATKEELIEYADRIGAPYEVIENLKELEDSDEPYESIEDIWPDYPSDEDFFYNEDEF
- a CDS encoding 3-hydroxybutyryl-CoA dehydrogenase; this translates as MNIKKVAVVGGGTMGNGIAHVFALNNYKVSLVEMSEELADKSIDTITKNLDRQVKKDVIKEEDKQRTLSNITKVVGLDNVANDIDLVIEAVFEDKAVKLSIFNKLNNIVNSDCIFASNTSSISITELSASTRPDKFIGMHFMNPVPMMKLVEIIRGYSTSDETYNTIKMLSEKLGKVPVEVFDYPGFISNRVLMPMINEAIFALMEGVASAEDIDTVMKLGMNHPMGPLTLADFIGLDVCLAIMEVLYNGYNDSKYRPCPLLKKMVAAKKFGRKTGEGFFKYDK
- a CDS encoding HPr kinase/phosphorylase; this translates as MTIVTDKSISRKEFITVDFFYSNAKKIGKLELLSENPDLERKITDQNVHRPGLALAGFVDLFSYNRVQIFGNTEVRYLKKLSTEQQEKALRTIFQFSVPCIILTNKNKPIPALLELAKEKGVAVFGSPYTTTKLVYLLSDFLDDQFSQRITIHGSFVDVYGVGICFVGKSGVGKSEVALDLVERGHRLVADDVIILTKKGENILIGSGTDLAKHYMEIRGLGIIDVERIFGIRAIRYQKRLEILVELEVWDEKAHYTRTGLEEKSMTISEIEIPYIQLPILPGKNITVISEVIALNYLLKHYGYNAAEAFKKRLSERISDKNSKTQRATDYFEHDFE
- the raiA gene encoding ribosome-associated translation inhibitor RaiA; translated protein: MNITITARKFKARETLKDHVKDEVKSLLKFNDSIISADVILSFQNSHDSIKKAEISLHIPGQTLIATEESDEFTKSVSGASEKLSRQLKTLKSKRKSKTIDNRN
- a CDS encoding DUF3108 domain-containing protein, with protein sequence MKNLAIIFLTFELFVYGTAQTSSKKDNHIHSNSSERLVVGEDLTYIVKYAFFNLGEVRFKIVEKTEIDNTPVYKTIAYIDSYADLPFVSLHQIYESYIDSALFPLKFYAKIFGDDTVFVKYKFTENKKVEMKKGKLGASKLWLDSTATTKQRMQDGLSILYYARMNFGKQRTVSVPCFVNEREEEAIINFNIQSEPVSIDAVNYEIDCRYLDGATDFVSVYGLTGDFEGWFSNDSFSVPIKAKLNVIIGSINLELIKWNKNLWNPPAYKN
- the ybeY gene encoding rRNA maturation RNase YbeY, producing MVKNLNVYSEDLSINKKAVHSLISAITKEYSLSITSLSISFINSNEIKQINEKYLSHDYETDVITFNYSRQKKNIDGEILISFEEAKLNAKRYNVKLGQELMRLVIHGMLHLLHFDDKNEESKKIMKKEENKLINRFNFTLFAGK
- a CDS encoding tyrosine-type recombinase/integrase encodes the protein MKIDQIVDGYIIYLRNVRRYSPNTVKSYKADLMDFISYCTENKKTEIALINERLIKSYLMNLSEQKIEKISIVRKLSSLRGLFRFAFKEDLIKNNPASQVKNPRTSKKLPEIVSAENITKTFELVDEADENPELVKVIFELLYGCSLRVSEVCNLKTGDVDLHKGMIRVLGKGSKTRIVPIGEKSIKNLAEYLNYSPPENYSEPFVRNKNGKKLYEKYVYRLVNKYLGKVTDIKKKSPHILRHSSATHMLDRGADLRAVKEILGHEILKQRKFILM
- a CDS encoding chloride channel protein; this translates as MKFFLWAKETREFIQNKLRKLSLPDYLSFSIYAILIGIFAGLAAVLFHKSIDFFNRLFFEQTTEGLFFLGAAAVIVLPAIGMLIQALMIKMAPDIAQKKGVSEVIKSVALRGGYIPLKTTIFHFLAPVICIGSGGTVGPEGPAAQLGGGVSSKICQILGLSDLRRRVFTAAGSGAAIAAIFNTPLGGVFFAIELILLNDFSAPTLSAIILASVTASTISRELLGNESVIFFTSTNAGSYHYLYMYLMLGIIGGLLSVLYLKYTNSTSYFFKKKIFSRGIPQWLLMIVIGLAVGVSGFYYKDIFGIGYTGINNILAGKVIWKVVLVLFALKFILVPLIINSGGFGGMFAPSLFMGACLGFLFSSAANYFLGMNLDTTTYILVGMGTMLGGINTIPITAILMIFEMTQDYSFILPLMLAVIVSTTISRIVQKSSLHLRHLEEQGYQISEGRERNILKSILIQDIDLKPIHSVLETTRLPELIERLIKSPGSSLYVVDENNRLTGVISEVELRPIMTEYENVKDFIVATDIANPQIVTTTPNDNLDHVLRLFGKINADIIPVVSSDSDAQIIGAISRAEVLDIYNRETLKANLAEGLSEDIKMIGEVGTSSVMTGFSITEINVSNEMIGKSLRELQIRANFGLEVLMIKHSTDLFDDSGEKEKIISAEPDYKLRWGDKLVLFGKDENIKEFKKE
- a CDS encoding peptidoglycan DD-metalloendopeptidase family protein — encoded protein: MNKLFYFSKTNLKYIEIKSFKLKLFAMLLALSLFFAALYVLVYYFIGIGNNPDITITSLKNENRALKKEIERLSESYSELLTDVEDISELNSELRISANLEPISDEERMLGVGGSENYLSTNLNIRDAEVQNLLSSVNEMIREIEFEKSQTAEIAEKLRLNEELYNSIPAILPAPGNYSIHDFGMRRHPILGVRRFHHGIDINCNTGTEILCPGNGKVIVVERQAGFGLVVEIDHGFGYKTVYAHLSKAVVKVGEKVKRGQVIAKSGNSGLSSGPHLHYEVHHNGITLDPTDFFFDDLTFFDLDTSTISLTEK
- a CDS encoding gamma carbonic anhydrase family protein: MESSGIQKLSEEVKILPYRGTFPNLGENVFLASGVKIIGDVTIGKDSSVWYNTVIRGDVHYIKIGEMTNVQDCSMLHVTNGKFPLNIGNKVTIGHSVSLHGCTLNDLCLIGIGAIVLDGAVIESNSMVAAGALVKQNFKVPSGKLVAGVPAKVIRDLTTDEIENIEAGAYRYVEYARITAESLK